Proteins encoded within one genomic window of Setaria italica strain Yugu1 chromosome IV, Setaria_italica_v2.0, whole genome shotgun sequence:
- the LOC101782957 gene encoding diphthamide biosynthesis protein 3, which produces MSAYDEVEIEDMEWNAELKAYTYPCPCGDLFQITLEDLRLGEEIARCPSCSLFLTVVYNAEDFADAKEPAHKPGPSPVAVA; this is translated from the coding sequence ATGTCGGCGTACGACGAGGTGGAGATCGAGGACATGGAGTGGAACGCGGAGCTGAAGGCGTACACGTACCCGTGCCCCTGCGGCGACCTCTTCCAGATCACGCTCGAGGACCTCCGCCTCGGGGAGGAGATTGCGCGGTGCCCCTCGTGCTCCCTCTTCCTCACCGTCGTCTACAACGCCGAGGACTTCGCCGACGCCAAGGAGCCGGCCCACAAGCCGGGCCCGAGCCCAGTCGCCGTCGCCTGA
- the LOC101783365 gene encoding putative clathrin assembly protein At5g57200, with product MGSGTWRKAYGALKDSTMVGLANFNSEYKDLDIAIVKATNHVECPPKERHLRRILYATSAHRPRADVAYSICTLARRLTKTKSWIVALKTLIVVHRLLREGDGTFKEDFLTYSYRGNILQIPQFKDDSSPLAWDCSAWVRTYALYLDERVECFRVLKYDVEADRLLKLPQASGKAHSRTRTLPLADLLDQLPALQKLLLRLIYCQPEGAACSNFLVQYALALVLKESFRIYCSINDGIINLVDMYFEMPKYDAIKALEIYKRAGQQAEKLSNFYDQCKHLELARRFQFPTLRQPPPSFLVTMEEYIREAPRANIENKSLENEENQHSDNQEEAPQETEKPVEEEKQEPAEPEEEPQPAAEPAEEAVEPQPPATTGDLLNLDEEVNPMISDLEERNALALAIVAPGNENKTSTSRDLFALDKSGWELALVTAPSNHTNQQMDNQLAGGFDKLLLDSLYEDEARRQQIASVTYNGTIAANPFEFNDPFAMSNSFAPPSNVQLAMMAEQQQYYQAQQQQYLQIQQQQQMVMLPPQTYQQNSQYSASSSQAALSNPFGDPFSNLVAMAIPPKQSNSNLV from the exons ATGGGTTCCGGGACGTGGCGCAAGGCCTACGGCGCGCTCAAGGACTCCACCATGGTCGGCCTCGCCAACTTCAACAGCGAGTACAAG GATTTGGACATTGCCATTGTGAAGGCGACGAACCACGTCGAGTGCCCGCCCAAGGAGCGCCACCTCAGGA GGATACTCTACGCGACCTCTGCGCATCGCCCGCGAGCTGATGTGGCCTACTCGATCTGCACGTTGGCGAGGAGGTTGACCAAGACCAAGAGCTGGATA GTTGCACTGAAAACGTTGATAGTGGTACACAGGCTACTCAGAGAAGGCGATGGCACATTCAAGGAGGATTTCCTGACCTATTCATACAGAGGAAACATTCTGCAGATCCCACAGTTCAAGGATGACTCCAGCCCATTAG CTTGGGATTGCTCCGCTTGGGTTCGCACGTACGCACTCTACCTAGACGAGCGAGTGGAATGCTTCAGGGTTCTCAAGTATGATGTTGAAGCCGATCGTCTGCTGAAATTACCCCAGGCTTCTGGCAAG GCACACAGCAGAACAAGAACCCTTCCACTCGCGGATCTTTTGGATCAGTTGCCTGCATTGCAGAAACTGCTTCTCAGGCTTATTTACTGCCAG CCTGAAGGCGCAGCCTGCTCAAATTTCCTTGTACAGTACGCGCTAGCCCTT GTTTTGAAGGAAAGTTTCAGAATATACTGTTCAATCAATGATGGCATCATCAATCTTGTTGATATG TACTTTGAGATGCCAAAATATGATGCAATTAAGGCACTTGAAATCTACAAACGAGCTGGCCAGCAG GCAGAAAAGCTATCTAATTTCTATGACCAGTGCAAACATCTTGAGCTGGCCAGGAGGTTCCAATTTCCTACTCTGAGGCAG CCGCCTCCTTCGTTTCTTGTGACGATGGAAGAGTACATCAGAGAAGCACCGCGTGCCAATATTGAGAATAAGAGTTTG GAAAATGAGGAGAATCAACATAGTGATAATCAAgaagaagctccacaggaaACTGAGAAACCGGTGGAAGAGGAAAAACAAGAACCTGCAGAGCCTGAAGAAGAACCACAACCTGCTGCTGAGCCTGCAGAAGAAGCAGTCGAACCTCAGCCACCGGCAACCACCGGGGATCTATTA AACTTGGATGAAGAAGTAAACCCCATGATTTCAGACCTTGAAGAAAGAAATGCACTGGCTCTTGCTATTGTGGCACCAG GGAATGAAAACAAGACGTCAACTTCTCGAGACTTGTTTGCCCTTGACAAGTCTGGATGGGAATTGGCACTAGTTACCGCGCCAAGTAACCACACAAATCAACAAATGGACAATCAATTG GCTGGGGGTTTTGACAAGCTATTGCTAGACAGCCTTTACGAAGATGAGGCAAGGAGGCAGCAAATAGCCAGCGTGACCTACAATGGAACTATTGCAGCAAATCCATTTGAATTCAATGATCCATTTGCCATGTCAAACAGCTTCGCGCCACCATCTAATGTGCAGTTAGCTATGATGGCAGAGCAGCAGCAATATTACCAGGCACAGCAGCAACAGTACCTTCAGatacagcagcaacagcagatgGTGATGTTGCCACCTCAAACATACCAGCAGAATTCTCAGTATTCTGCCTCTTCTTCACAAGCCGCATTATCCAACCCCTTTGGCGATCCATTCAGTAACCTCGTTGCAATGGCTATTCCGCCGAAGCAAAGCAATTCAAATTTAGTCTGA
- the LOC101783764 gene encoding uncharacterized protein LOC101783764 — protein sequence MERVLSCRAATLARRLGVQAQPLPQTGVVLSRRHSHTRRRAEEVLEADAAGPSTTPSDAAVGPSTTPADPAAVARRLEEAIDGAMARMAEPDWAPFRPGTSYFVPPRPAGAALGILALLGHGGGFVGSPAPRRGLSADEARAVAAASRGYPCSTYFIDGHFPDEGESSSLDANQAQDE from the exons ATGGAGCGCGTCCTCTCCTGCCGGGCGGCGACCCTGGCGCGCCGCCTCGGGGTCCAGGCCCAGCCCCTGCCCCAGACCGGCGTGGTTCTGAGCCGCCGGCACAGCCACACCCGCCGGCGTGCGGAGGAAGTTCTAGAAGCGGACGCCGCGGGGCCGTCGACCACGCCATCGGACGCCGCCGTGGGGCCGTCTACCACGCCAGCGGACCCCGCCGCGGTGGCCCGGCGGCTGGAGGAGGCGATCGACGGCGCCATGGCGCGGATGGCCGAGCCCGACTGGGCGCCGTTCCGGCCCGGGACGTCCTACTTCgtgccgccccggccggccggcgcggccctGGGGATCCTCGCGCTCCTCGGCCACGGTGGCGGCTTCGTGGGGTCACcggccccgcggcgggggctCTCTGCCGACGAGGCCcgcgccgttgccgccgcctcccgcgggtATCCGTGCTCGACCTACTTCATCGATG GCCACTTTCCAGATGAAGGGGAGAGCTCAAGTCTGGATGCCAATCAAGCTCAAGATGAATGA